The following coding sequences are from one Streptomyces sp. NBC_01232 window:
- a CDS encoding pentapeptide repeat-containing protein, protein MIEKLLAALADGADGSVPRTGVGAEEIADILWLAARIDAGGEDRPSADPAAGPPGEQPPLPDPLPPGTGAPPPGPVTPAGGEPAVRLFPAAPRGPAGKSADEGTERRGSPLRLPRAASLDDPLALMRALRPVGRRSIGGPGEELDEQLTVERSIERMVTTPVLRPAESRWLDLALVVDTHHSMLLWADHVDEVRRALTRSGVFRDVRTWRLTGTGAGATPMLTGGHGGPPRNPLELADPAGRRLILVVSDTVAGGWREAPVQGVLRHWCAHNAVAVLNVLPERLWTRGAVRPAPFAVRAERPAAATRSWQRMPVARRARGARRPAAAAVVPVVGVASGSLARLVRVVSGDGRWRRLACLRLDAVAGAASAPQDAGPGGGLSALAVVERFRASASPTAQQLAAHLAAVPLTLPVMTLVRRSLLRDSEHGHLAEVALGGLFEPWAAGRDAAAAEFEFLPGVREALLGSQLRGDVAAVRELVRGRVWEYMSRNRGTGPDFAATRVTTGREGRRRVAQEALPFAARPAQDPGLADRVVRVRHDALPEPQEVGILLTPRLVLTVGDGPFAPGAVVWVRPGDREIPCRPVWWDEAVPRMMLLRAEEDLVDPALCAEPLPWMPADREPARVRIDGRTDQGDPVALTAAPTPHDGARNGELVRLSADPESWTHFRGGPVSVDGVLAGVVHTVWPHRMVFLRAEALLGQPGFRAVLEDPGQPAGPAAGTGTGVCLAVLPGDDGTYPVGSSPKAETRDMLAELMTRAGVGGRLTGGEGDAPLLVALDAPGAHGKAGRLLRELPAVMAGYGYRRMAGMHPSLAVAVGAGPAETGRLAGRPAVAELLRRTASPGCLVLAVSDRLYEDLGDLMGFPARISLERLGARGEGWVCADDHPLVEILGQVLMESDALLDVAVGWPTCGLDASEAEPWACIGIRLPGHERCLAHLGAEEQREHLAALTPGSPVDFRGTTFDHGLLPRLLTALEPRGPGPVRVGPASFDRAYFVDDWNRADIEFADRASFVRAVFGGRAGFAGATFRGPLSLDGAVFQNAGDFGLSRFHRAATFRRTRFRGSAGFKEAVFLDDVSFGRAVLEASADLYGVQVAGTADFSRTAFGGLAGMSAAGFAGPVSFASATWGRGLLCNGAVFEGPADFAGAAFRGRVGFEGVRFETVPDFTGGGPGGWNIEECPDGTWNIRLITTDAG, encoded by the coding sequence GTGATCGAGAAGCTGCTCGCGGCCCTCGCCGACGGCGCCGACGGCAGCGTCCCGCGCACCGGTGTCGGGGCGGAGGAGATCGCCGACATCCTGTGGCTGGCGGCCAGGATCGATGCCGGCGGCGAGGACCGCCCGTCCGCGGACCCCGCCGCCGGCCCGCCGGGGGAGCAGCCGCCGCTCCCGGACCCGCTGCCCCCCGGGACCGGTGCTCCTCCACCCGGGCCGGTCACCCCGGCCGGGGGTGAGCCGGCCGTCCGGCTCTTCCCGGCCGCCCCCCGCGGCCCCGCCGGGAAATCCGCGGACGAAGGCACCGAGCGCCGGGGCTCGCCCCTGCGACTGCCCCGGGCCGCCTCCCTCGACGACCCGCTCGCCCTCATGCGCGCCCTGCGGCCCGTCGGCCGGCGCTCCATCGGCGGCCCCGGGGAGGAACTGGACGAGCAGCTCACCGTGGAACGCAGCATCGAACGGATGGTGACGACCCCGGTCCTGCGCCCCGCCGAGAGCCGCTGGCTCGACCTGGCACTGGTCGTGGACACCCACCACTCCATGCTGCTCTGGGCGGACCACGTCGACGAGGTCCGCCGGGCCCTGACCCGCAGCGGGGTCTTCCGCGACGTCCGCACCTGGCGGCTGACCGGCACCGGTGCCGGCGCCACCCCGATGCTCACCGGCGGCCACGGCGGCCCGCCCCGCAACCCCCTGGAACTGGCCGACCCAGCGGGGCGCCGCCTGATCCTCGTGGTCTCCGACACCGTCGCGGGCGGCTGGCGGGAGGCCCCCGTGCAGGGTGTGCTGCGGCACTGGTGCGCGCACAACGCCGTGGCCGTCCTGAACGTCCTGCCCGAACGGCTGTGGACGCGCGGCGCCGTCCGGCCCGCCCCCTTCGCCGTCCGCGCCGAGCGGCCGGCCGCCGCCACCCGCTCCTGGCAGCGGATGCCGGTCGCCCGCCGCGCCCGCGGTGCCCGCCGCCCGGCCGCCGCGGCAGTCGTCCCGGTGGTCGGCGTCGCCTCCGGAAGCCTGGCCCGGCTGGTGCGGGTGGTCTCCGGGGACGGCCGGTGGCGGCGGCTGGCGTGCCTGCGCCTGGACGCCGTGGCGGGCGCCGCGAGCGCCCCGCAGGATGCCGGCCCCGGCGGCGGCCTCAGTGCCCTCGCGGTCGTGGAGCGGTTCCGGGCGAGCGCCTCCCCGACCGCCCAGCAGCTCGCCGCCCACCTGGCCGCCGTACCGCTCACCCTGCCGGTGATGACCCTCGTCCGGCGCTCCCTGCTGCGCGACTCGGAACACGGCCACCTCGCGGAGGTCGCCCTCGGCGGGCTCTTCGAGCCCTGGGCAGCCGGACGGGACGCGGCGGCGGCGGAGTTCGAGTTCCTGCCCGGCGTGCGGGAGGCCCTGCTCGGCTCGCAGCTGCGCGGGGACGTCGCAGCCGTACGGGAGTTGGTGCGCGGCCGGGTCTGGGAGTACATGTCCCGCAACCGCGGCACCGGGCCGGACTTCGCCGCGACCCGGGTGACCACGGGCCGCGAGGGCCGCCGCCGGGTGGCGCAGGAGGCCCTGCCCTTCGCGGCCCGCCCGGCGCAGGACCCGGGCCTGGCCGACCGGGTCGTCCGGGTCCGCCACGACGCGCTGCCCGAGCCGCAGGAGGTCGGCATCCTGCTGACGCCGCGCCTGGTCCTCACGGTCGGGGACGGGCCCTTCGCCCCCGGCGCGGTGGTGTGGGTGCGCCCCGGCGACCGGGAGATCCCCTGCCGCCCGGTGTGGTGGGACGAGGCCGTGCCCCGGATGATGCTGCTCCGGGCCGAAGAAGACCTGGTGGATCCGGCCCTCTGCGCGGAGCCGCTGCCCTGGATGCCCGCGGACCGCGAGCCGGCCCGGGTCCGGATCGACGGCCGCACCGACCAGGGGGACCCGGTCGCGCTGACAGCTGCGCCGACCCCGCACGACGGCGCCCGCAACGGCGAACTCGTCCGGCTCTCCGCAGACCCGGAGAGCTGGACGCACTTCCGCGGCGGCCCCGTCTCCGTGGACGGCGTGCTGGCCGGCGTCGTCCACACGGTCTGGCCCCACCGCATGGTCTTCCTGCGGGCGGAAGCCCTGCTGGGTCAGCCCGGATTCCGCGCGGTGCTGGAGGATCCCGGGCAGCCGGCGGGCCCGGCAGCGGGGACGGGCACCGGGGTGTGCCTGGCGGTGCTGCCCGGCGATGACGGCACGTACCCGGTGGGGAGCTCGCCGAAGGCGGAGACGCGCGACATGCTGGCCGAGCTCATGACGCGGGCCGGCGTCGGCGGGCGGCTGACCGGCGGCGAGGGGGACGCGCCGCTGCTGGTCGCCCTGGACGCGCCGGGCGCCCACGGGAAGGCGGGCCGGCTCCTGCGGGAACTGCCCGCGGTCATGGCGGGATACGGCTACCGGCGGATGGCCGGCATGCACCCCTCCCTCGCGGTGGCCGTCGGCGCCGGGCCGGCCGAGACGGGCCGGCTGGCGGGACGGCCGGCGGTCGCGGAACTGCTGCGGCGGACGGCATCCCCCGGATGCCTCGTCCTCGCGGTCTCCGACCGCCTGTACGAGGACCTGGGCGACCTGATGGGGTTCCCCGCCCGGATCTCCCTGGAGCGGCTGGGCGCCAGGGGCGAGGGCTGGGTCTGCGCCGACGACCATCCTCTCGTCGAGATTCTCGGGCAGGTGCTGATGGAGTCCGACGCGCTCCTTGACGTGGCCGTCGGCTGGCCGACCTGCGGACTCGACGCCTCGGAGGCCGAGCCGTGGGCCTGCATCGGGATCCGGCTGCCCGGCCACGAGCGGTGCCTGGCGCATCTGGGCGCCGAGGAGCAGCGGGAGCACCTCGCCGCCCTGACACCGGGATCACCGGTGGACTTCCGGGGGACCACCTTCGACCACGGCCTGCTCCCACGGCTGCTCACGGCGCTGGAGCCGCGCGGCCCGGGACCCGTCCGGGTGGGGCCGGCGTCCTTCGACCGGGCCTATTTCGTGGACGACTGGAACCGGGCGGACATCGAGTTCGCGGACCGTGCCTCCTTCGTCCGGGCCGTGTTCGGGGGCCGGGCCGGATTCGCCGGAGCCACCTTCCGCGGGCCGCTCTCCCTCGACGGCGCGGTGTTCCAGAACGCCGGTGACTTCGGACTGAGCCGTTTCCACCGTGCGGCCACGTTCCGCCGGACGCGCTTTCGCGGATCCGCGGGGTTCAAGGAGGCGGTCTTCCTGGACGACGTCTCCTTCGGCCGGGCCGTGCTGGAGGCCTCCGCCGATCTGTACGGGGTGCAGGTGGCCGGTACGGCGGACTTCTCCCGCACCGCCTTCGGCGGCCTGGCCGGGATGAGCGCGGCCGGCTTCGCCGGGCCCGTCTCCTTCGCGTCCGCGACGTGGGGGCGCGGGCTGCTCTGCAACGGCGCCGTGTTCGAGGGGCCGGCGGACTTCGCGGGGGCCGCCTTCCGCGGCAGGGTCGGCTTCGAAGGCGTGCGCTTCGAAACGGTCCCCGACTTCACGGGCGGCGGGCCGGGCGGCTGGAACATCGAGGAGTGCCCGGACGGCACCTGGAACATCCGGCTGATCACCACCGACGCGGGATGA
- a CDS encoding ion transporter gives MTDPKPAGRGRMKLAARCRVATEAPAFGMVVFCAILFNAALMGVETYSGLASEYRLVLQGAENCCLALFTLEILLRVGACADRPKAFFRDPWNLFDLAVVASAFIPLVRENATLLRLLRLARVLRTARFLPHLRILLIAVGRSLPGTASFLFIGALVLYVYAMVGWVCFAESDPGHYGSVGRAMLTLFLLTTLDGLTDAVRAGLQISRLSIIYYASYALLASFVLVNVLIGVVLNSLDEAREMEDEANRTPAPGAEPDVRARIATARRALDEIEASLPVPGDRPERQLEASHSGV, from the coding sequence ATGACAGACCCGAAGCCGGCCGGACGTGGTCGGATGAAGCTGGCAGCCCGATGCCGGGTGGCCACGGAGGCCCCCGCCTTCGGGATGGTCGTCTTCTGCGCGATCCTCTTCAACGCCGCGTTGATGGGGGTGGAGACGTACAGCGGGCTCGCCTCGGAGTACCGGCTCGTGCTGCAGGGCGCGGAGAACTGCTGCCTGGCCCTGTTCACCCTGGAGATCCTGCTGCGCGTGGGCGCGTGCGCCGACCGGCCGAAAGCATTCTTCCGCGACCCGTGGAACCTGTTCGACCTCGCGGTCGTGGCCAGCGCCTTCATCCCGCTCGTCCGCGAGAACGCCACCCTGCTGCGGCTGCTGCGCCTCGCCCGCGTCCTGCGCACCGCCCGTTTCCTGCCGCACCTGCGCATCCTGCTGATCGCGGTGGGCCGCAGCCTGCCGGGCACCGCCAGCTTCCTGTTCATCGGCGCGCTGGTGCTGTACGTGTACGCCATGGTCGGGTGGGTCTGCTTCGCCGAGTCCGACCCCGGGCACTACGGCTCGGTGGGCCGCGCGATGCTCACGCTCTTCCTTCTGACCACGCTCGACGGCCTGACCGACGCGGTCCGCGCCGGGCTGCAGATCTCCCGGCTGAGCATCATCTACTACGCCTCCTACGCGCTGCTCGCCTCCTTCGTCCTGGTGAACGTGCTGATCGGCGTCGTCCTCAACTCCCTGGACGAGGCACGCGAGATGGAGGACGAGGCGAACCGCACCCCGGCGCCGGGCGCGGAGCCCGACGTACGGGCCAGGATCGCCACGGCCCGCCGCGCCCTGGACGAGATCGAGGCGAGCCTGCCGGTGCCGGGCGACCGGCCGGAGCGGCAGCTGGAGGCCTCGCACAGCGGGGTGTGA
- a CDS encoding acyltransferase gives MSVRIQPSSQVDESAELGEGTTIWDLAQIREEARLGRGCIVGRGAYVGPGVRIGNHVKLQNYALVYEPAELGDGVFIGPAAVLTNDFYPRAVDPDGAIKRDGDWEPAGVVVAEGASLGARSVCVAGVRVGRWALVAAGAVVSRDVPDFALVAGVPARRIGWVGRAGVRLVEREGEAGTWECPRTGALHEEKDGTLIERT, from the coding sequence GTGAGTGTCCGCATTCAGCCTTCCTCCCAGGTCGACGAGAGCGCCGAACTCGGTGAGGGAACCACGATCTGGGATCTGGCGCAGATCCGCGAGGAAGCCCGGCTCGGGCGCGGGTGCATCGTGGGACGCGGGGCGTACGTAGGGCCCGGCGTACGGATCGGCAACCATGTGAAGCTGCAGAACTACGCACTCGTCTACGAGCCCGCGGAGCTCGGCGACGGGGTCTTCATCGGCCCCGCGGCGGTGCTCACCAACGACTTCTACCCGCGTGCGGTCGACCCCGACGGCGCGATCAAGCGCGACGGCGACTGGGAGCCGGCCGGGGTCGTGGTCGCCGAGGGGGCCTCGCTCGGGGCCCGTTCGGTGTGCGTGGCCGGGGTGCGCGTGGGGCGCTGGGCGCTCGTGGCGGCCGGCGCCGTGGTGTCCAGGGACGTGCCGGACTTCGCGCTCGTCGCGGGTGTGCCGGCCCGGCGGATCGGCTGGGTCGGCCGGGCCGGAGTCCGGCTGGTGGAGCGCGAGGGCGAGGCGGGCACCTGGGAGTGCCCGCGCACCGGAGCGCTGCACGAGGAGAAGGACGGCACGCTCATCGAGCGAACCTGA
- a CDS encoding WecB/TagA/CpsF family glycosyltransferase has translation MTRRQSLFGVPLDPLTMDETVQRCLDAVRRGEQIEIGMVNAAKLVNMRRDPLLAEAVAGCDLVLADGQAVVWAGRVLGVRLPERVAGIDLFMRLLAAAEVADIPVYLLGAQEDVLEMMLGQISERFPKLRVAGSRNGYFGDGDQESIADAIADSEARLLFLGMTSPKKEIFTAGYGKRTGAHVVHGVGGSFDILAGITKRAPLVWQRMGLEWFYRTLQEPRRLGRRYLTTNAAFLVMTVRELIRRTPSAPSANRSY, from the coding sequence ATGACACGACGACAGTCCCTCTTCGGGGTCCCGCTGGACCCGCTGACCATGGACGAGACCGTGCAGCGCTGCCTCGACGCGGTGCGCCGCGGCGAGCAGATCGAGATCGGCATGGTCAACGCCGCCAAGCTGGTCAACATGCGCCGCGACCCCCTCCTCGCCGAGGCGGTCGCCGGCTGCGACCTCGTGCTGGCCGACGGCCAGGCCGTGGTCTGGGCCGGCCGGGTGCTGGGCGTGCGGCTGCCCGAACGGGTCGCGGGCATCGACCTGTTCATGCGGCTGCTCGCCGCCGCCGAGGTGGCGGACATCCCCGTCTACCTGCTCGGGGCCCAGGAGGACGTCCTGGAGATGATGCTCGGGCAGATCTCCGAGCGCTTCCCGAAGCTCCGGGTGGCCGGAAGCCGCAACGGCTACTTCGGCGACGGCGACCAGGAGTCGATCGCGGACGCCATCGCCGACAGCGAAGCGCGGCTGCTGTTCCTCGGCATGACCTCGCCCAAGAAGGAGATCTTCACCGCCGGCTACGGCAAGCGCACCGGCGCCCACGTCGTCCACGGAGTGGGCGGCTCCTTCGACATCCTCGCCGGCATCACCAAGCGGGCCCCCCTGGTCTGGCAGCGGATGGGACTCGAATGGTTCTACCGCACCCTCCAGGAGCCGCGCCGACTCGGCAGGCGCTACCTCACCACCAACGCCGCCTTCCTCGTCATGACGGTCCGGGAACTCATCCGCCGCACACCGTCCGCCCCTTCCGCGAACAGGAGTTACTGA
- a CDS encoding nucleotide sugar dehydrogenase yields the protein MRVVVVGQGYVGLPLAIRAAEVGHQVIGYDVDSRRVKSLAAGESYVEDVSSERLARALARGTYRASELARDCGGFDVAVVTVPTPLQDGAPDLRYIEESAHTLARFLRPGATVILESTTYPGTTEELFAPILEDGSGLTAGEDFHLGYSPERIDPGNTVWGFQQTPKVVSGVDARSLKAVEAFYGDLVDTTVPVRSPKEAELAKLLENTFRHVNIALVNEIAMFARHLDIDVWQAIEAASSKPFGFMKFTPGPGVGGHCLPIDPSYLNWRVQRELGQNFRFVELANDINNHMPEYVTRRVIDALNAKRRSVNGSKVLLLGLAYKKNTGDARESPAVRIAQLLLDMGAKVRAADPHVVESIKVDARLVRVEPTRKELAAADVVVLLTDHDSFDYQMVTEHASYVLDCRNRVSGPTVEVL from the coding sequence ATGCGCGTCGTCGTCGTGGGACAGGGATACGTCGGACTGCCGCTGGCCATCCGGGCCGCCGAGGTCGGACACCAGGTGATCGGTTACGACGTGGACTCCCGGCGGGTCAAGAGCCTCGCCGCCGGTGAGTCGTACGTGGAGGACGTCTCCTCCGAACGGCTGGCCCGCGCGCTGGCGCGCGGCACCTACCGCGCCAGCGAACTGGCCCGGGACTGCGGCGGCTTCGACGTCGCGGTCGTCACCGTCCCGACGCCCTTACAGGACGGGGCTCCCGACCTGCGCTACATCGAGGAGTCGGCGCACACCCTGGCCCGCTTCCTGCGCCCGGGTGCCACCGTGATCCTGGAGTCCACCACCTACCCGGGCACCACCGAGGAGCTGTTCGCACCGATCCTGGAGGACGGCTCCGGGCTCACCGCGGGCGAGGACTTCCACCTCGGCTACAGCCCCGAACGCATCGACCCGGGCAACACCGTCTGGGGCTTCCAGCAGACCCCCAAGGTGGTCTCCGGCGTCGACGCCCGTTCGCTGAAGGCCGTCGAGGCCTTCTACGGGGACCTCGTCGACACCACCGTGCCGGTGCGCTCCCCCAAGGAGGCCGAGCTGGCCAAACTGCTGGAGAACACCTTCCGCCACGTGAACATCGCCCTCGTCAACGAGATCGCGATGTTCGCCCGCCACCTGGACATCGACGTCTGGCAGGCCATCGAGGCGGCGTCCAGCAAGCCCTTCGGCTTCATGAAGTTCACCCCCGGCCCGGGCGTCGGCGGCCACTGCCTGCCGATCGACCCCTCCTACCTCAACTGGCGGGTGCAGCGCGAGCTCGGCCAGAACTTCCGCTTCGTCGAACTCGCCAACGACATCAACAACCACATGCCCGAGTACGTGACGCGCCGCGTGATCGACGCGCTCAACGCCAAACGCCGCTCGGTCAACGGCTCCAAGGTCCTGCTGCTGGGCCTCGCCTACAAGAAGAACACCGGCGACGCCCGGGAGTCGCCCGCCGTCCGCATCGCCCAGCTGCTCCTCGACATGGGGGCCAAGGTCCGCGCGGCCGACCCCCACGTGGTGGAGAGCATCAAGGTCGACGCCCGCCTGGTGCGGGTCGAGCCGACCCGCAAGGAGCTGGCGGCCGCCGACGTGGTCGTCCTGCTCACCGACCACGACTCCTTCGACTACCAGATGGTCACCGAGCACGCCTCCTACGTACTCGACTGCCGCAACCGGGTCTCCGGACCCACCGTGGAGGTGCTCTGA
- the wecB gene encoding non-hydrolyzing UDP-N-acetylglucosamine 2-epimerase: protein MTRIVCVAGARPNYMKIKPVMDALERRGAEVILVHTGQHYDASMNDVFFRDLGIRPPDRYLGAGSGSHAQQTGRVMAAFEPLIDELAPDAVVVVGDINSTLACALVTAKAGPLLAHVEAGLRSRDWSMPEEVNRVATDRLSDYLLAPSPDAAVNLRAEGYREDQIHVVGNVMIDTLLANLDRARQSDVLDRYGLTRGGYGLVTLHRPANVDDPGALRGLLKALGEIADRCPLLLPVHPRAAERLAELGVPGGIRLVPAAGYLDFIALQDSARVVLTDSGGIQEETTALGVPCVTLRENTERPITVEEGTNVLAGTDPERITATVNRVLEHPPAPRCPALWDGRASERIAAVLLDGPPAHTRPRPTDLVPREAATERQHVL from the coding sequence GTGACCAGAATCGTCTGCGTGGCCGGCGCCCGGCCCAACTACATGAAGATCAAACCGGTGATGGACGCACTGGAGCGCCGCGGCGCCGAGGTGATCCTCGTCCACACCGGACAGCACTACGACGCGTCCATGAACGACGTGTTCTTCCGCGACCTCGGCATCCGGCCGCCCGACCGGTACCTGGGGGCCGGATCCGGCAGCCACGCCCAGCAGACCGGCCGGGTGATGGCCGCCTTCGAGCCGCTGATCGACGAACTGGCCCCGGACGCCGTCGTGGTGGTCGGCGACATCAACTCCACCCTGGCCTGCGCCCTGGTCACCGCGAAGGCCGGCCCGCTGCTGGCCCACGTGGAGGCCGGGCTGCGCAGCCGGGACTGGAGCATGCCCGAGGAGGTCAACCGGGTCGCCACCGACCGGCTCAGCGACTACCTGCTGGCGCCCTCGCCCGACGCCGCCGTGAACCTGCGGGCGGAGGGCTACCGCGAGGACCAGATCCACGTCGTCGGCAACGTCATGATCGACACCCTCCTCGCCAACCTGGACCGGGCCAGGCAGTCCGACGTCCTCGACCGGTACGGGCTCACCCGCGGCGGATACGGCCTGGTCACCCTGCACCGGCCGGCCAACGTGGACGACCCCGGGGCGCTGCGCGGCCTGCTCAAGGCCCTGGGCGAGATCGCCGACCGCTGTCCGCTGCTGCTGCCCGTGCACCCGCGGGCCGCCGAGCGGCTGGCCGAACTGGGCGTACCCGGCGGCATCCGGCTGGTCCCGGCCGCCGGATACCTCGACTTCATCGCGCTGCAGGACTCCGCCCGCGTGGTGCTCACCGACTCGGGCGGCATCCAGGAAGAGACCACCGCGCTCGGGGTGCCCTGCGTGACCCTGCGGGAGAACACGGAGCGCCCCATCACCGTCGAGGAGGGCACGAACGTGCTGGCGGGCACGGACCCGGAGCGCATCACGGCCACCGTGAACCGGGTCCTCGAGCATCCGCCCGCGCCGCGCTGCCCCGCACTCTGGGACGGCCGGGCGAGCGAGCGCATCGCCGCGGTCCTGCTCGACGGCCCGCCCGCGCACACCCGGCCGCGCCCGACCGACCTCGTCCCGCGCGAGGCGGCCACCGAACGACAGCACGTGCTGTAA
- a CDS encoding chain length determinant protein: MDLAEIWRVMRRRWYVLLPGLLITAALTAGVYLLVPVEYRSQSTVTLLNSKKATVAFDGNPFLSTQASLTGMADGLARNLNSDDAKADLKSLGLTGVHEAKIADNALGPYMWLSVEGTDPAAVLKSDEILTTYAEKRLLEFQTQQSVTPDAMIRMATIVPPQKPEAQTKARLQFLVMAGALGFVLSLVATFFVEARKRRRSSPGRHRPAPGEGVEGGEPAADGVGDPTATLRMTVAQPAGSGAAGSRTPGSP; encoded by the coding sequence ATGGATCTCGCGGAGATCTGGCGGGTCATGCGCAGACGCTGGTACGTGCTGCTGCCCGGACTGCTGATCACGGCGGCGCTCACCGCCGGCGTGTACCTGCTGGTGCCGGTGGAGTACCGGTCGCAGAGCACGGTGACCCTGCTGAACTCGAAGAAGGCCACGGTGGCCTTCGACGGCAACCCCTTCCTGAGCACGCAGGCCTCGCTCACCGGGATGGCCGACGGCCTGGCCCGCAACCTCAACTCCGACGACGCCAAGGCCGACCTCAAGTCCCTCGGCCTCACCGGGGTGCACGAGGCGAAGATCGCCGACAACGCGCTGGGCCCCTACATGTGGCTCAGCGTCGAGGGGACCGATCCGGCCGCGGTGCTGAAGTCGGACGAGATCCTCACCACCTACGCCGAGAAGCGGCTGCTGGAGTTCCAGACCCAGCAGTCGGTGACGCCCGACGCCATGATCCGGATGGCGACGATCGTGCCCCCGCAGAAGCCGGAGGCGCAGACCAAGGCCAGGCTCCAGTTCCTGGTCATGGCGGGTGCGCTGGGCTTCGTACTCAGCCTGGTGGCGACCTTCTTCGTGGAGGCCCGCAAGCGCAGGCGGTCCTCGCCCGGCAGGCACCGGCCCGCCCCCGGCGAGGGCGTCGAGGGCGGTGAACCGGCCGCGGACGGCGTCGGCGACCCGACGGCCACCCTGCGCATGACCGTCGCCCAGCCGGCCGGCTCCGGCGCGGCCGGCTCCCGTACGCCCGGATCGCCGTGA
- a CDS encoding lipopolysaccharide biosynthesis protein, translated as MTGPAADTESTTPAAPSLGRKVGSAAKWSLINTVVMRLGNFATGIILARFFLGPEAWGVYGIAQTVLLVLLSANELGVSLAIVRWEGDPRRFAPTVLTLSAASSCLLYAVLFAVAPAVAEVLGSPEASGVLRVMCLCVILDGLSQVPAGFLTREFAQGRRMAVDGLNFVLSTAVTLLLAIDGWGAMSFAWGSVVGNVAALIGCCIAAPGTLKFGWDREQARALLRFGLPLAGASMLALGVVNVDTMVVGSVLDPLALGFYVLAFNISGWPVRIISEAARRVSFAGFSRLADSPQALAAGFSRALGVVMAGTVPICVLLAALAAPVVELVYGERWLPAARALPWLMALGLVRIGCELAYDCLVAIGRRRSLIGVQGLWLIILIPVLVIGARGGGIVGVAQGHVLVAGVVVVPVFLLALHRGGIRLGTVARACAWPLLGGVVMAAVLLLLERYLGDSVLALLATGAAGTLCYVLCVLPGRALLKG; from the coding sequence GTGACCGGCCCCGCGGCGGACACCGAGAGCACCACCCCGGCGGCGCCCTCGCTGGGGCGCAAGGTCGGCTCCGCGGCCAAGTGGAGCCTCATCAACACCGTGGTCATGCGCCTCGGCAACTTCGCGACCGGCATCATCCTGGCCCGCTTCTTCCTCGGGCCCGAGGCCTGGGGCGTGTACGGCATCGCCCAGACCGTCCTGCTCGTCCTCCTCTCGGCGAACGAACTCGGCGTCTCGCTGGCCATCGTGCGCTGGGAGGGCGACCCGCGCCGCTTCGCCCCGACCGTCCTCACCCTCAGCGCCGCCTCCAGCTGCCTGCTGTACGCCGTGCTGTTCGCGGTGGCCCCCGCGGTGGCCGAGGTGCTCGGCTCGCCCGAGGCCTCCGGCGTCCTGCGGGTGATGTGCCTGTGCGTCATCCTCGACGGGCTCTCCCAGGTCCCCGCCGGCTTCCTCACCCGGGAGTTCGCGCAGGGCAGGCGGATGGCCGTCGACGGCCTCAACTTCGTGCTCAGCACCGCAGTCACCCTGCTGCTCGCCATCGACGGCTGGGGCGCGATGAGCTTCGCCTGGGGCTCCGTGGTGGGGAACGTGGCCGCGCTCATCGGCTGCTGCATCGCCGCGCCCGGCACCCTGAAGTTCGGCTGGGACCGGGAACAGGCCCGCGCACTGCTCCGGTTCGGGCTCCCGCTCGCCGGAGCCAGCATGCTCGCCCTCGGCGTGGTCAACGTGGACACCATGGTGGTCGGATCGGTCCTGGACCCCCTGGCCCTCGGCTTCTACGTGCTCGCCTTCAACATCTCCGGCTGGCCCGTACGCATCATCTCCGAAGCCGCCCGCCGGGTCTCCTTCGCGGGCTTCTCCCGGCTGGCCGACTCCCCGCAGGCGCTGGCCGCCGGATTCAGCCGGGCGCTCGGCGTCGTGATGGCGGGCACCGTACCGATCTGCGTCCTGCTCGCCGCACTCGCGGCCCCCGTCGTGGAGCTCGTCTACGGTGAACGCTGGCTGCCCGCCGCCCGCGCCCTGCCCTGGCTGATGGCCCTCGGTCTGGTCCGCATCGGCTGCGAACTCGCCTACGACTGCCTGGTGGCCATCGGCCGGCGCCGCTCGCTCATCGGCGTCCAGGGACTCTGGCTGATCATCCTGATCCCCGTCCTCGTGATCGGTGCCCGCGGCGGCGGGATCGTCGGGGTGGCCCAGGGGCACGTGCTGGTCGCCGGAGTCGTCGTGGTCCCGGTGTTCCTCCTCGCCCTGCACCGCGGGGGAATCCGTCTGGGCACCGTCGCCCGGGCCTGCGCCTGGCCGCTCCTCGGCGGCGTCGTGATGGCCGCCGTACTCCTCCTCCTGGAGCGGTACCTGGGCGACAGCGTGCTCGCGCTCCTGGCCACCGGAGCCGCCGGCACCCTCTGCTACGTCCTGTGCGTCCTGCCCGGCCGCGCATTACTCAAGGGATAG